A portion of the Thunnus maccoyii chromosome 20, fThuMac1.1, whole genome shotgun sequence genome contains these proteins:
- the LOC121886796 gene encoding E3 SUMO-protein ligase ZBED1-like, with translation MEVQATSAHSEMNVSNAEEIAKALKPMKYTTNIMSQDSTPKLSMIAPLHVQLLHDTEAGFAGVDTPIVWEIKAAIHKDSAKRYTRVQKSILHTASTLDPRFNTLPFLPKEEQLDIYAKVIAEAAALEKEVRPVKAEDNPEEPESGQEEGPASKRRTSALANLLGRTFTELRGVPKSANTRAEEELKISGGSSTISHKTPVNGGCPMRQLSLYWPN, from the exons ATGGAGGTTCAAGCAACATCTGCACACAGCGAAATGAATGTCTCCAATGCTGAAGAAATAGCTAAAGCACTCAAGCCAATGAAATACACAACCAACATCATGTCACAGGACTCTACACCTAAACTGTCAATGATCGCTCCATTGCATGTTCAGCTGCTTCACGACACAGAAGCAGGCTTTGCTGGTGTTGACACACCAATTGTCTGGGAAATCAAAGCGGCGATCCACAAAGATTCAGCAAAGAGATACACAAGAGTGCAGAAGAGCATTCTTCACACAGCCTCTACACTCGATCCCAGGTTTAACACACTGCCTTTCCTTCCTAAAGAAGAACAGCTGGACATCTATGCTAAAGTGATTGCAGAGGCTGCAGCACTTGAG AAAGAGGTGAGGCCAGTTAAGGCTGAGGACAATCCTGAGGAGCCAGAATCAGGCCAAGAAGAAGGTCCTGCCTCTAAAAGAAGAACATCTGCACTGGCTAATCTGCTGGGCAGGACATTTACTGAGCTCAGAGGTGTCCCTAAATCTGCCAACACCAGAGctgaggaggagctgaagaTATCTGGAGGAAGCTCCACTATCTCTCACAAGACCCCCGTCAATGGCGGATGTCCCATGAGACAGCTTTCCCTCTACTGGCCAAATTAG